One segment of Streptosporangium brasiliense DNA contains the following:
- a CDS encoding NADH-quinone oxidoreductase subunit N: MIQSIDYYAVAPLLVLAFTAGLVLLLDAFLPRRPYARPALGGVTLAGVLGALGVVVSQAVRGGAPMRTFCVPPGLPGPVGVGLGAPAPGTSGSGPAGAGGAAPAPCSFVVDDFTLIFAGLALAAGVIVVLLSMAELSSGDIPVGEWHFLLLCTLAGAVALPASRDLVMLVVALELVSLPVFALTALRRYDGRSSEAAVKLFLVSVVSTAVMLFGVSLLYGMTGTVYLDRLAQALRGPVAGPVVGPEAQPAASGAYTATLTIAYDLPPVLTVAVVLVLAGFAFKVAAVPFHAWAGDVYQGAPVPVAALLSVISKAAGFAGLILILVAGLRAQITLWAPLVAIIAALTMTVGNLLALRQRHAVRLLAWSSVAQSGYILAPLGVRDDEAMSASVAYLVFYAAMNLGAFAVVMLVSRRGVRSELDDYRGLVSRNPAAGLALAFFLICLAGLPPGLAGLFAKIVVFREIVDGGGAWLAVVMAVNTVIGLYYYVAWAARIFTPVPVTEATGVSAGAGAGVAEGGSAAAGGGAGDEVPAAGGRVRWVPVGVAIALAGAVAVVFSIAPQVVLDLLPEMFVTPG; the protein is encoded by the coding sequence GTGATCCAGTCGATCGACTACTACGCGGTCGCGCCGCTGCTGGTCCTCGCCTTCACCGCCGGACTCGTGCTGCTCCTCGACGCCTTCCTGCCCCGCAGGCCGTACGCGCGCCCCGCACTCGGTGGGGTCACCCTGGCCGGGGTGCTGGGCGCCCTGGGCGTGGTGGTCTCGCAGGCCGTGCGGGGCGGCGCCCCGATGCGGACCTTCTGCGTGCCTCCCGGACTCCCCGGCCCCGTTGGTGTGGGCCTCGGCGCGCCGGCCCCCGGGACGTCCGGATCGGGGCCGGCCGGTGCGGGCGGCGCCGCCCCGGCGCCGTGCTCGTTCGTGGTCGACGACTTCACGCTGATCTTCGCCGGGCTCGCGCTGGCCGCCGGGGTCATCGTGGTGCTGCTGTCGATGGCCGAGCTCTCCTCCGGTGACATCCCCGTCGGCGAGTGGCACTTCCTGCTGCTGTGCACGCTGGCCGGCGCGGTCGCCCTGCCCGCCTCCCGAGACCTGGTCATGCTCGTGGTCGCGCTGGAGCTGGTCTCGCTGCCGGTCTTCGCGCTCACCGCCCTCAGACGCTACGACGGCCGGAGCTCGGAGGCGGCGGTCAAGCTCTTCCTGGTCTCCGTGGTCTCCACGGCGGTGATGCTCTTCGGCGTCTCCCTGCTCTACGGCATGACCGGGACCGTCTACCTCGACCGGCTCGCCCAGGCGCTGCGCGGGCCCGTCGCGGGTCCCGTGGTCGGTCCGGAGGCGCAGCCGGCGGCCTCCGGGGCCTACACCGCCACGCTGACGATCGCCTACGACCTGCCGCCGGTGCTCACCGTGGCCGTGGTACTGGTGCTCGCCGGGTTCGCCTTCAAGGTCGCGGCGGTCCCGTTCCACGCGTGGGCGGGCGACGTCTACCAGGGGGCCCCGGTCCCGGTTGCGGCCCTGCTGTCGGTGATCTCGAAGGCCGCCGGGTTCGCCGGGCTGATCCTCATCCTGGTCGCCGGACTGAGGGCGCAGATCACTCTCTGGGCTCCGCTGGTCGCGATCATCGCCGCGCTGACCATGACCGTCGGTAATCTCCTGGCCCTGCGCCAGCGCCATGCCGTACGTCTGCTCGCCTGGTCCTCGGTCGCCCAGTCCGGCTACATCCTCGCCCCACTCGGAGTCCGTGACGACGAGGCGATGAGCGCCTCGGTCGCCTACCTCGTCTTCTACGCGGCGATGAACCTCGGGGCCTTCGCGGTGGTCATGCTGGTCTCGCGGCGCGGTGTCCGGAGCGAGCTGGACGACTACCGGGGTCTGGTGTCCCGTAATCCGGCGGCGGGGCTGGCCCTGGCCTTCTTCCTGATCTGCCTGGCGGGTCTGCCCCCGGGGCTGGCCGGGCTGTTCGCCAAGATCGTGGTGTTCCGGGAGATCGTCGACGGAGGCGGAGCCTGGCTGGCGGTGGTGATGGCCGTCAACACGGTCATCGGGCTCTACTACTACGTCGCCTGGGCCGCGCGGATCTTCACCCCCGTCCCGGTGACCGAGGCCACCGGTGTCTCCGCCGGGGCGGGCGCCGGTGTGGCGGAGGGCGGCTCCGCGGCGGCGGGCGGCGGCGCCGGTGATGAGGTCCCCGCGGCGGGCGGCCGTGTCCGATGGGTGCCGGTGGGTGTGGCGATCGCGCTGGCAGGGGCCGTCGCGGTGGTGTTCTCGATCGCCCCGCAGGTGGTGCTCGACCTCCTGCCGGAGATGTTCGTCACTCCCGGCTGA